The Accipiter gentilis chromosome Z, bAccGen1.1, whole genome shotgun sequence DNA window CAAGGAGTCGTGATGGCATGAGATGGTCAGGAGAAGCAGGGGACAAGGCAGGCACAACACACCTACAGCATGCTGACCCCAAAGGTGTGTCCTGAGCTGAGACAGGGGCAAGCAGGACCAGAGCAGTGGAGGTTCGGCCATCCCCTCCTGTTGTGGTCAGTGGAGCCAGGTTTCAGCAGTGCCCACATTAAATGCCATCATGGCCCAAGGAGAAAAAGAGCTCTGAAAACTTGCTGCTGATATGACCCACGGGAAAGTAAATAATTTATTGCAAAGAGAGGCTTACTGCTGATGTTGCAACAAGGAATGGTATGCAAATTTTCTCCTTATCATCCACACCCATGCGCACACACCCCACGTGAACTCAGGAGGTGGTGTTTCAGGGCCATGGGCTGGCAGGGCCATGAGCTGGTATCTCTCACATGACAGAGCATTACCTTTGCCTTGTGCAATTTCTGCATTCATTTGCACCAAGAGAAGAGATTAAGGGCTCTAGTGAGCAGAAAATTAAAGCAAGTCCTTGCTCTTGAACTGTTGGAGCAGAGAGATGTCCAAGGCTGGGGCAGGCCTGGAAAGGAAAATTCTTCCATGTACGCAGTCAGCTGTTGGTCTCCCTGTCCTTTTGGAGCTGGTGGAGACATCCTGGGGAAAGTGGGATGAGGAAACTACGTCTCTGCAGTCCCAGGTGACTGTCTGAGACGGAGCTGATCTGCTGAGGtctgggaggtgggagaagggctCTCAGCTCAGCCAGCAACAGTCTGGTTCCAGAGACAGCTTCACAGCTTCCTGTCATTGTAATTTGGCTTCATTTGTGTCACAAGATGCTTCTTGTGATCTCTGAAATGACTGGTCATACCTGCAAAGGATCAGAGgatcaaagaaaaaggaatgtcCCCCCATTTCAGTCATGGTTGTGGGACTGTAGCAGGCAGTACATGCACTTTCACTTCACTCTGTCCTGCACTTTGATGAGATGATGTGTGTCTGCATCTTACCCCTTTCTGAGTCTGGAGTAGGAGATAGCCACTAGGGTTGGAACATTTATTGAATCCCAGAGTTTACATCTACTAGgcaggaaaagcaaatatttcctttGGACTCATGGGGAGATGAGTCCTGATGAACGAATGTGGTTTGCACCAAGGGCACCAAACCTGGATCCACTTAGTCTTTCTCCAAAACCACCATTGTGATACCAACCTCCTCCATAAAAAGTGTCCCCTCAAAACAGGGAAAACTGGTCTTGCACTGCCTGAAATCTACATACTGAGCGATGTAAGGAAATGCAGGCCAAGATTACAAACTGTGCAAGGGAAGGACAGAGTCTGCTCCACACTGGTGGGAGCAGCCGTGGCCTGGGCATGATTGAGCTTCTCAATGCAGTGACATCTAAGAGCTAATAATCTGAGTCTCTGCTGACAGCCCTGTGTAGGATTTGCTTTGCAGACATGACGATATGGGACATTAGGGGTTGATTTTGCAGTTTGCTTTCCCAGCATCTTGTGCCTTGACTGCCAGATAGGAAAAGGGCCCGCAGCTCCCATCAGCTGGGGTGCTCATCTCTGCCAGGATGAGGCCCTCCTTGTTTATCAGATGTTTTCAGAAGGCCTTTCGATCGTTTGGGATAAGATTTGCCTCATCTGCTTGTAGCCATATAAAAGGTGGCTGATGAGTCTAAGTTCTGGGCTGCCTTTAAAGCTGAATAGAGAGAAACTCGTGCCATGCCGAGAGGTTTCTCACACAGGTGGGATGACCCACTCTCTGGAGGCAGCCTGTGGTCTACAGAGTTTTTAGAAGACTAAAGCTAGGAGCTCTCCGCCCTGCATTATTCACCTGCCCAGGGAAAACAGGTCAGTTTTGAGTCTGTGCAGGAGGGAGACCCTGCCCTCAGAGAGTCTTGTTGTTGTGGACCAAGGTCTGGGTGGTTACCGTGGGGCCTCAAACCAGCTGCACCAGGGCTGAGGCCACTcttgtttgctgtggttttgcaggAGCTCACCTGAATGCTGCCATCACCCTCACACACTGCCTTTTAGGAAACCTGCCCTGGAGAAAGCTCCCAGCTTATCTGATCGGCCAGTTCCTGGGCTCCTTCACGGCAGCAGCCACCGTCTTTGGCCTCTACTATGGTATGGTTGTGTCTTTTATCATGTGGGTTTCTGTGGGCACTGGTTTCAGCCTTAACTCACAGACTGtcaaaaatacttccttttacAGTACCCGGCATGATGtctgggtgaggaggaggagctcCTGGTTTGTGGGACAGACCTTCATAGCTTAAGGCCAGAGCAGGGCCCAGATGTTTCTGGGAAGGATATGGAGTTGCTGGAGAACACAGGTCCTTTCGCTCAGGGCGTTCCCACTGCCAAAACCTGTCCTCAACTCAAGGCCAGTAGCTACATTTTGTCAGCATTTGGTTTCCAGGATCTGCAAGGGCATGAGTTACATGGACTACCATGTATTAGGTACAGCTGGAGCTCTGGGGGACTCTGCTGTGTGGAAAACAGGACAGCAGTCACCTGTGGTTTTGAGTTCTGAGCAAAGGACCCGCCACCCATTGGCTCCAGTCTCAGTCTCTGAGGGGCAGAGGGATGGAGGGCTCCAGTGCAGCCAGCCTGTCCCAGGCTCCTGGAGCAGGGCCAGGGAGCTGGTAGGGATAAGGAAGCAACTGCAGACCAAAGTCTGTGGGTAACAGATACGGGTGAGATCATGCCCTGCGAGGGGTGTGTCACCTCCATCATATCTCCCATTGCCTCTCTTCCCCTTGGTGTCTGTGCTGGCTACCCTGGGTGGAGTTGCGTACATGCCATGTAGGATGAACTCTGTGCTAACTCCCATAATTCCCATTTCTCCTAGATGCTCTGTATGACTACACCAAGGGGAACTTTACAGTGACGGGACCAACTGCCACGGCGTCGATCTTCTCTACTTATCCCGCTCCCTATGTATCCTTGTTGGGGGCCTTCTTCACAGAGGTCAGTGGGGACTGCTGTGGTGTGCTAGGAGAAGGCAGGTGCCTGACAAGCAGGATCCACCTTGGTGGTGGAGCAAGCCTAAGAGATAAAGCCTGCAGGCTGCTTTGCAGCTTGGTCTGAGTGCCCTCCAAACACCTTCTCCCAGGCAATGGGAGGTGAGAAGCTGAGCTATATCAGGAACTATGTCCTTTGGGATCTGGGCAGTTCCCTGAACTGTTCTTCCCCTTTTTGGATCCTACACCTGCTCCACAttgccaggcagctctgctggctgcccCTCATGGGCACAGAGGGCCTGGGACTGTCTTCACATGAACACAGCCTGTCTGGATTGAACTCTAGGGTTTGAACAGTCCAATTTAGACTGTGTACAGTTCATTCCCAGTATACAAAATGATGTTCAGGTGCCCAGAAATAGGAAGGGGATGCTTCAGAGGACGTGAAGCACTGGGACACTGGAGAAGGAAGATTCACTTCCAATTCAAATCTGAGGAAGCCTGTGCTTTTGTCTCTGAGCTGGCAAAACTCTTGCCCAGGCATGATGAGGAGGACAGTAAGAGCTGGGGATCCTACAGGTGTGGACCTGATCACTCAGCCTCCAGTGTCCTTGCTGCACAAGAAAGCAAGTGACAGTGACAGTGTGTTGCCAAGCACTGCAGAGTTTCTCCTTTTGCTGGCACCTCTGTGAGCTGTCCAAGGCTCTCCAGCTGCATTTTCTGAGGCAGAAAGGGACAGGAGTCATCACCCCTATTCAAACCACAGTTCTGATGTCTTGGGCACTGCAGATCTACAAAAGCCAGCTACATACTGTCACAGACAGGAGATTCAGTTTCCCAGATGAGAATCTGGTATCTGCTTTTATTCCTGAAAGGGCTGATGCAACAGGCTATATAAAACATCACTCCCTCTAGGGAGTATCAGATTTGTCTCATGAGCAGTTTGTTAGGGCTCTGCCTCTGTTAGATGAAATGTACTTAAAATAACCCGTGGCCCTAATGTAAAAGGTGGAGGGAAAGGACAGTGCTGAGAAGTTCATGTCCGTCCTAGAGCGTTTTTGGTGATGAGGTGGAGATGTTTTGGCTGGGAAATGAGTCAAGAATTTTCTGCAGTCCACCTGTGAGGAGGGGATAACGTTGGGGTCCTCCCTGACTTGATCAGACCATGAATCCCACCTGCTCTTCCATTCTGGGCAgtctcttcctctctgctgagCAGGATCCTTCTACCTTCCCTATTCTCTGTCCCGATATGTTGTCCCTTTCCTGCTCCTGCAGTTTATGGCGACGGTGATGCTGCTCTTGGGCATTCTGATCATCCATGACGAGAAAAACAATGGAGCCCTGAAAGGCACGCAGGCCCTACTCACGGGTATCCTCGTCCTGGGCATTGGCCTGGGAATGGGGATGAACACAGGCTACGCCATAAACCCCTCTCGGGACTTGCCCCCCAGGGTCTTCACGGCAATTGCTGGCTGGGGAATGGATGTCTTCACGTGAGTTACCCATTTTGCTTTTACACTGCTCAGCTTGCAAGAGAGGAGATAAGCCCAAGATAAAATGGTCATGAAGCCTTCTTCTTTGGTCTAAGTGATGGTATCAAAGCAGAGTGTGTTCTCCATTCTCAGAGAGCAAGGGTTGTGCAGAGAGAAGCCCCATGCATTATGCACACAAAATTCAGGGTACACTAATTCTCCAGGATGGGATTAATCTTGACCTTCAGTTACCTCAAACTGGGCACCAAATAGGCTGTTAGCTGGAGATCTAGCTCATTATTGCAGGGACTGGAGAGCCAGAAAGAGATTCAGCTTACCTGAAAGCAGGTACTTACAGCTGGATTGCTGAATAGCTCTCCTAAATTTAGACGTCTGAATCTGGAGATGAAACCCTGCCTTCCCCTATCTAGTGAGATGGTGCTGTGCTATGGCTTTTCCAACGATGTGGGCATTAGCAGTGTCTCCTGTCCCAGCTGCCCATTTTCATTAAATTGCCAGAAAATCACT harbors:
- the LOC126035995 gene encoding aquaporin-7-like, whose amino-acid sequence is MLEKIQKALTIRSGTIRELLAEALGMFILMVFGLSSVAQVVLGRGDFGQHLSINLGFGIGVTLGIHAAGGISGAHLNAAITLTHCLLGNLPWRKLPAYLIGQFLGSFTAAATVFGLYYDALYDYTKGNFTVTGPTATASIFSTYPAPYVSLLGAFFTEFMATVMLLLGILIIHDEKNNGALKGTQALLTGILVLGIGLGMGMNTGYAINPSRDLPPRVFTAIAGWGMDVFTAGHHWWWVPLTAPILGSLAGVLIHKLFIDFHNQPVLESGNEKGQPVVETSTL